A genomic region of Candidatus Liberimonas magnetica contains the following coding sequences:
- a CDS encoding class I SAM-dependent methyltransferase codes for MNNNLNECPICKGNNSEFFGEVSSVYSTKPYTLVSCLNCSHIYLSNPPDQAELSRIYDETYNYSAHLEISSEKKWRIRKTLAVFEKIVPKNARIIDVGCMYGFFLEELRSLGYNDLLGIEIGSNAVKECRRKGFDVFEGTFEKWIAEGGTGENNKTVCFVLSHVIEHIADVKDYLIRLNKYLKEGDYLILLVPNSRAGTAAIFKKHWGWWQVPVHIHHFSEQSLRRLFEDRGFSILKTVKRGADSLFWLLILSSIFGLKSKKDVISLYQKLAIKISSLVLKYWYFLGDEELITVSKKIKK; via the coding sequence GAACAATAATTTAAATGAATGTCCTATTTGCAAAGGCAATAATAGTGAATTTTTCGGAGAAGTCTCATCTGTTTATTCGACAAAACCTTATACTCTTGTTTCATGCCTAAACTGCTCGCATATTTATCTTTCAAACCCGCCGGATCAAGCTGAATTAAGCCGGATATATGACGAAACATACAATTACTCTGCGCACCTTGAGATATCCTCGGAGAAAAAGTGGAGGATAAGAAAAACATTGGCAGTGTTTGAAAAGATAGTGCCGAAGAATGCAAGAATAATCGATGTAGGGTGCATGTACGGCTTTTTTCTTGAAGAATTAAGGAGCTTGGGGTATAACGACCTCTTAGGGATAGAAATAGGCAGTAATGCGGTAAAAGAATGCAGGAGAAAAGGGTTTGACGTTTTTGAAGGTACCTTTGAAAAATGGATAGCAGAAGGCGGGACGGGAGAAAACAACAAGACTGTATGTTTTGTCCTGTCCCATGTAATAGAGCATATTGCAGACGTAAAAGATTATTTAATAAGGCTGAACAAATATTTAAAGGAAGGCGATTACCTGATACTGCTGGTGCCTAACAGCAGGGCAGGAACAGCTGCAATTTTTAAAAAACACTGGGGTTGGTGGCAGGTGCCCGTGCATATACACCATTTCTCTGAACAGTCATTGCGAAGGCTTTTTGAAGACAGGGGGTTTAGTATATTAAAGACAGTAAAAAGAGGTGCGGATTCTCTTTTTTGGCTCCTGATATTATCTTCTATATTCGGATTAAAATCAAAAAAAGATGTAATTTCGCTTTATCAGAAACTGGCAATAAAAATCTCGAGCCTGGTGCTGAAGTACTGGTATTTTTTAGGTGACGAGGAACTGATCACGGTTTCTAAAAAGATAAAAAAATGA